In the Wyeomyia smithii strain HCP4-BCI-WySm-NY-G18 chromosome 2, ASM2978416v1, whole genome shotgun sequence genome, one interval contains:
- the LOC129721007 gene encoding general odorant-binding protein 56d-like, producing MNPISFVTIVVAVLLSGVFGKPQKPNLEDIGKIQNGETYALECLLSSGLSIDSVKSLQTGDFSGSGAKVKCLVRCFFEKTGFMDAEGNLQQDAIVKQLSQFLSKAEVENLVKKCDVSGTDPCDTAYRATECYFKNKADLF from the exons ATGAATCCCATCAGTTTTGTTACGATTGTCGTAGCCGTTCTATTGAGCGGTGTTTTTGGAAAG CCTCAAAAGCCAAATTTGGAAGATAtcggaaaaattcaaaatggtgaaacTTATGCCTTGGAGTGCCTCTTATCAAGCGGATTGAGTATAGATTCGGTGAAATCTCTGCAAACTGGAGATTTTTCTGGATCAGGAGCCAAAGTCAAA TGTTTAGTGAGATGCTTTTTCGAGAAAACCGGCTTCATGGACGCCGAAGGTAACCTTCAGCAGGACGCCATAGTCAAACAGTTGAGCCAGTTTTTGTCGAAAGCGGAAGTGGAAAACTTGGTGAAAAAGTGTGACGTTTCAGGAACTGATCCCTGCGATACGGCCTATCGGGCGACCGAAtgttatttcaaaaataaagcTGACCTGTTTTAA